The Streptomyces sp. NBC_01689 genome includes a window with the following:
- a CDS encoding chaplin, which yields MIAAAAASGALAVTMPAHADSAAQGGTAGSPGLISGNTIQLPVHVPVNVCGNTVNVVGLLNPAAGNRCANVSDGGAVRGASRTGGHGHGAPGTHSGNGGAHTGRASGVTAGGALAQGTGTNSPGVLSGNGLQLPVDLPVNVSGNSVSVVGLGNASVGNTAVNTSGELPDRPAAPTPAPKPPTKAAVPGKAPYRAAEEPMASLAHTGADETVPAIAASAALLLGGAVLFRRFRPAARR from the coding sequence TTGATCGCCGCAGCCGCCGCATCGGGCGCGCTGGCCGTGACGATGCCGGCGCACGCCGACTCCGCGGCGCAGGGCGGTACGGCGGGCTCACCCGGACTGATCTCCGGCAACACCATCCAGCTCCCGGTGCACGTCCCCGTGAACGTGTGCGGGAACACCGTGAACGTCGTCGGTCTCCTCAATCCCGCGGCGGGCAACCGCTGCGCCAACGTGAGCGACGGCGGCGCGGTGCGCGGCGCGAGCCGTACCGGTGGTCACGGCCACGGCGCGCCCGGCACGCACTCCGGCAACGGGGGCGCGCACACCGGCAGGGCCTCGGGCGTGACGGCGGGCGGCGCGCTCGCACAGGGAACCGGAACGAATTCTCCCGGGGTGCTGTCCGGCAACGGTCTGCAGCTGCCGGTCGACCTGCCGGTGAACGTCAGCGGCAACTCCGTCAGTGTGGTGGGCCTCGGCAACGCGTCGGTGGGCAACACGGCCGTGAACACCTCGGGCGAGCTGCCCGACCGGCCCGCGGCGCCCACCCCCGCGCCGAAGCCCCCGACGAAGGCGGCCGTGCCCGGGAAGGCGCCGTACCGGGCAGCCGAAGAGCCCATGGCCTCCCTCGCGCACACGGGCGCGGACGAGACGGTGCCCGCGATCGCCGCGAGCGCGGCGCTGCTGCTGGGGGGAGCGGTGCTCTTCCGGCGGTTCAGGCCCGCCGCGCGCCGCTGA
- a CDS encoding GNAT family N-acetyltransferase, which yields MTFPGSEDLVVTRASLDDWAVVAGWAADEGWNPGLSDARSFFAQDPDGFFLGRIGAEPVSAVSVVRYDADYAFLGFYLVRPDLRGRGYGLTTWETALAHAGGRTVGLDGVVAQQDNYRRSGFELAHRTVRFTGTVPTAPAPSGVRPAEAADLQDIAAYDSACCPADRPRFLARWLDTPGHRAFVRVAEDRLTGYTVVRPALDSPRVGPLFADTAGDARALLLAVAAWTPGGGITVDIPGSNTAGVALADEFGLTPSFETARMYTGPVRPFARERVYGVTTLELG from the coding sequence ATGACCTTTCCCGGTTCCGAGGACCTCGTCGTCACCCGGGCCTCGCTCGACGACTGGGCCGTGGTCGCCGGGTGGGCGGCCGACGAGGGATGGAACCCCGGGCTGTCCGACGCCCGGAGCTTCTTCGCCCAGGACCCGGACGGCTTCTTCCTGGGCAGGATCGGCGCGGAGCCGGTCTCGGCCGTCTCGGTCGTCCGGTACGACGCCGACTACGCCTTCCTGGGCTTCTATCTCGTACGACCGGACCTGCGCGGCCGCGGCTACGGGCTCACCACGTGGGAGACGGCCCTGGCCCACGCGGGCGGCCGGACCGTCGGGCTCGACGGAGTGGTCGCGCAGCAGGACAACTACCGCCGGTCCGGCTTCGAACTCGCCCACCGCACCGTACGGTTCACCGGCACCGTACCGACGGCGCCCGCCCCGTCGGGGGTGCGCCCGGCCGAAGCGGCCGACCTCCAGGACATCGCGGCCTACGACAGCGCCTGCTGCCCGGCCGACCGCCCCCGCTTCCTCGCCCGCTGGCTGGACACACCGGGACACCGTGCGTTCGTCCGCGTCGCGGAGGACAGGCTCACCGGCTACACGGTCGTCCGGCCGGCCCTCGACAGCCCCCGCGTCGGTCCGCTGTTCGCCGACACCGCCGGGGACGCGCGGGCCCTGCTGCTGGCGGTGGCCGCGTGGACTCCGGGGGGCGGGATCACCGTCGACATCCCGGGGTCGAACACGGCGGGCGTGGCGCTCGCCGACGAGTTCGGCCTCACGCCCTCCTTCGAGACGGCCCGTATGTACACCGGACCGGTCAGGCCCTTCGCCCGGGAACGGGTCTACGGCGTCACCACGCTAGAACTGGGCTGA
- a CDS encoding MBL fold metallo-hydrolase, giving the protein MREDAIVEVAAGVHLVHGSNTNWVILSEGDAVTLIDTGYPGDRPDVLASLDALGHSPKAIGAVLITHAHNDHLGSAEYLSSAFGVPVHLHEEELPHARREFLQQVSVGTVMRQAWRPGVLPWAVHALRSGGTADVRMTRPESFPGEGPLDLPGRPVPVHTPGHTAGHCVYHLPEAGVVISGDALVSGHPTSRTRGPQLLPNMFHAERAMAISSLARIETLAADVLLPGHGPVHHGSVGDAARRALELAN; this is encoded by the coding sequence ATGCGCGAGGACGCGATCGTCGAGGTAGCCGCCGGAGTTCACCTGGTCCACGGCAGCAACACCAACTGGGTGATCCTCAGCGAGGGGGACGCCGTCACCCTGATCGACACGGGGTACCCCGGCGACCGTCCGGACGTCCTCGCCTCCCTGGACGCGCTCGGCCACTCCCCCAAGGCGATCGGGGCCGTCCTCATCACCCACGCGCACAACGACCACCTCGGGTCGGCCGAGTACCTGAGCAGCGCCTTCGGGGTCCCGGTCCATCTGCACGAGGAGGAACTCCCGCACGCGCGCCGGGAGTTCCTCCAGCAGGTGAGCGTCGGGACGGTGATGCGCCAGGCCTGGCGCCCCGGCGTCCTGCCATGGGCCGTGCACGCCCTCAGGTCCGGGGGCACGGCGGACGTCCGGATGACCCGCCCCGAGTCGTTCCCCGGGGAGGGCCCGCTGGACCTGCCCGGCCGTCCCGTACCGGTGCACACGCCCGGTCACACCGCCGGACACTGCGTCTACCACCTGCCGGAGGCCGGGGTGGTGATCTCCGGCGACGCGCTGGTCAGCGGTCACCCCACCTCACGCACCCGCGGCCCTCAGCTGCTGCCGAACATGTTCCACGCCGAGCGCGCGATGGCCATCTCGTCACTCGCCCGCATCGAGACCCTGGCGGCGGACGTCCTCCTGCCCGGCCACGGTCCGGTCCACCACGGCTCCGTCGGCGACGCGGCGCGCCGGGCCCTGGAACTCGCCAACTGA